One region of Zingiber officinale cultivar Zhangliang chromosome 7B, Zo_v1.1, whole genome shotgun sequence genomic DNA includes:
- the LOC122004159 gene encoding uncharacterized serine-rich protein C215.13-like, with protein MGMPNSPPSRPIAIPNSKWIHDSLELRLEEAALHAKEQELLTALNQPSSIEVPAPPTEASNSQVVPEVSEVAVAAPAATSLPVIELTSPVSSERSLAEIAPSKRPGRKLTRAPPSKRRLTLSAEESPSEDFASAAPSPNEPTLTDLYPSLLFSSSPSSSSTAPGRASFTFPLSIPESGSLPSSFSSYLIFAPPSIPTSSCSTSSSTIPVLPVLLGGSFTTAREEIHTLFGELPPSKTIDQFSHEEIKRWMANMGLARLAHNLYSENEKLKYEAQVESLQTQFKSAIDLNTELSSKLEKQIAETNKLKSDYESTFADKLKALRLKDDEITSLNTSLNTAKTEASTKDVELKSSQSAPVVYKNGEDDRFKERVTTLINSTDFNRPIVKSILATYTAGADGAIKQLREENFLSRDLPPNFLNRCKLLVGRPADLFPLE; from the exons GATACATGACTCCTTAG AGTTACGTCTAGAAGAAGCTGCCCTTCATGCTAAAGAACAAGAGCTTCTTACTGCACTTAATCAGCCTTCGTCAATTGAAGTTCCAGCTCCTCCAACTGAAGCTTCCAACTCTCAGGTGGTTCCCGAAGTTTCTGAGG TGGCTGTTGCTGCTCCAGCAGCCACTTCCCTTCCCGttatcgagcttacatcccctgtaaGCTCAGAAAGATCCCTTGCTGAGATTGCCCCAAGTAAACGCCCGGGACGTAAACTCACTAGAGCTCCCCCCTCAAAAAGGAGACTCACTCTTTCTGCTGAGGAATCACCCTCAGAAGATTTTGCTTCTGCTGCTCCTTCTCCTAATGAGCCTACTTTGACTGATTTATATCCTTCGcttcttttttcttcctctccttcttccagCAGTACTGCCCCTGGCCGTGCCTCTTTTACTTTCCCATTATCTATTCCAGAATCTGGGTCtttgccttcttccttttcttcttactTGATTTTTGCTCCCCCTTCTATCCCAACCTCTTCTTGTTCCACTAGTTCTTCTACCATTCCTGTCCTCCCGGTATTACTGGGAGGTTCTTTTACTACTGCTCGAGAGGAAATTCACACTCTCTTTGGAGAGCTTCCCCCTTCCAAGACAATCGATCAATTCTCGCATGAGGAAATCAAG CGGTGGATGGCCAATATGGGTTTAGCTCGTCTGGCACATAACTTATATTCTGAGAATGAGAAGCTGAAA TATGAAGCTCAAGTTGAGAGCCTTCAAACTCAATTTAAATCGGCTATAGATCTTAACACCGAGTTATCTTCCAAATTAGAGAAGCAGATTGCTGAGACTAACAAGTTGAAGTCTGACTATGAGTCTACATTTGCTGATAAACTAAAGGCTCTACGCCTGAAagatgatgaaataacttccttaaaCACTTCCTTGAATACGGCTAAGACAGAGGCCTCCACCAAAGATGTTGAGTTGAAGTCTTCCCAATCGGCTCCGGTGGTTTACAAAAATGGTGAAGACGATCGCTTCAAGGAGCGGGTTACTACCTTGATCAATTCTACTGACTTCAACAGGCCGATCGTAAAATCTATTTTGGCCACCTATACCGCTGGAGCTGATGGAGCAATAAAGCAATTGCGAGAAGAAAACTTCTTGTCTCGTGATCTTCCTCCTAACTTCTTGAACCGATGCAAGCTCCTAGTTGGCAGGCCTGCTGATTTGTTTCCTCTAGAGTAA